Sequence from the Arthrobacter pigmenti genome:
CGTCGTACGGACGGCGCCTTCCTCGATTCCCTGGCGAACATAAGCAGAGACTTTCCTGAGCTGGGAGTCATTGACCAGCGGTCCGACGACGGTGCCCTCGGCGTTGCCCGGGCCGACCTTCAGGCCGGACCAGGTTTCGGTGAGGAGTGCCACGAGGTCGTCGGCGATTTCTTCGCGCACTATCACCCTGCTGATGGAGGTGCAGCGCTGCCCGGTGGCCTGGATCGCTGCGCTGGTGACCTCTGCGGCGACGCTGCGCAGGTCCTCGGCGCTGTGTACGTAGGCTGCGTTCTTGCCTCCGAGTTCAAGCTGCACCGCGCCCATGCGTCGGGCCACGGCCTCGTTCACTGTGCGCCCGACGTCAGTGGACCCGGTGAAGGACACTCCGGCAATACGACGGTCCTCGGTGAGTTGGTTGCCGACCCTCGATCCGCGGCCGGTGACCACATTCAGTACGCCCTCGGGCAGTCCGGCGTCGCGAAGCAGGGCAGCGAGTGCCAGCGCGGTGAGCGGCGTTTCGAGAGCCGGTTTCAGCACTACGGTGTTGCCGAATATCAGTGCGGGGGCAATCTTACGCACCGGCGCAACCGCCGGGAAGTTCCACGGGGTGATGGCCGCGACGACGCCGATCGGCTCGCGTTCGGTGTAAACGAGCTGTCCCGGTGCCCGGCTCGGAATCGTGGTGCCGTGGATTCGGGCACCTTCCCCGGCGGCATAGTCAATTTCCATCCGTGCCCGGCCCACCTCGCCGCGGGATTCCGCGAGCGGCTTTCCCATTTCTCGGGTCATCAGCCGGGCGAGGTCTTCGGCGTTCTCCCCGATGAGTTCGCTCCAGCGGCGAAGGACGTCTC
This genomic interval carries:
- a CDS encoding aldehyde dehydrogenase family protein, with amino-acid sequence MIDQQTLEYPHQVNFIDNAWAPSSGQGVETLNPADKDDVVGIVPDSTPEDVEAAISAAERALRGWAATPAPVRGDVLRRWSELIGENAEDLARLMTREMGKPLAESRGEVGRARMEIDYAAGEGARIHGTTIPSRAPGQLVYTEREPIGVVAAITPWNFPAVAPVRKIAPALIFGNTVVLKPALETPLTALALAALLRDAGLPEGVLNVVTGRGSRVGNQLTEDRRIAGVSFTGSTDVGRTVNEAVARRMGAVQLELGGKNAAYVHSAEDLRSVAAEVTSAAIQATGQRCTSISRVIVREEIADDLVALLTETWSGLKVGPGNAEGTVVGPLVNDSQLRKVSAYVRQGIEEGAVRTTPDRQVPDGLYFAPTVLDHVTRTMVVAREEIFGPVLTITRVKDVDEAIDIVNDTEYGLAAAVFTEDLEVAMRFGREVRAGMIHVNHGTVSQPHVPFGGVKESGLGAFSIGLTNAEFFTQSKVVYLKPSSGSQPGQPVPGRRGLAADRGVDPA